From Cricetulus griseus strain 17A/GY chromosome 1 unlocalized genomic scaffold, alternate assembly CriGri-PICRH-1.0 chr1_0, whole genome shotgun sequence, a single genomic window includes:
- the Dusp6 gene encoding dual specificity protein phosphatase 6 isoform X1 encodes MIDTLRPVPFASEMAISKTVAWLNEQLELGNERLLLMDCRPQELYESSHIETAINVAIPGIMLRRLQKGNLPVRALFTRCEDRDRFTRRCGTDTVVLYDENSSDWNENTGGESVLGLLLKKLKDEGCRAFYLEGGFSKFQAEFSLHCETNLDGSCSSSSPPLPVLGLGGLRISSDSSSDIESDLDRDPNSATDSDGSPLSNSQPSFPVEILPFLYLGCAKDSTNLDVLEEFGIKYILNVTPNLPNLFENAGEFKYKQIPISDHWSQNLSQFFPEAISFIDEARGKNCGVLVHCLAGISRSVTVTVAYLMQKLNLSMNDAYDIVKMKKSNISPNFNFMGQLLDFERTLGLSSPCDNRVPAQQLYFTTPSNQNVYQVDSLQST; translated from the exons ATGATAGATACGCTCAGACCCGTGCCCTTCGCGTCGGAAATGGCGATCAGCAAGACGGTGGCGTGGCTCAACGAGCAGCTGGAGCTGGGCAACGAACGGCTGCTGCTGATGGACTGCCGACCGCAGGAGCTGTACGAGTCGTCGCACATCGAAACGGCCATCAACGTGGCCATCCCGGGCATCATGCTGCGGCGTCTGCAGAAAGGCAACCTGCCGGTGCGCGCGCTCTTCACGCGCTGCGAGGACCGGGACCGCTTTACCAGACGCTGCGGCACCGACACCGTGGTGCTCTACGACGAGAACAGCAGCGACTGGAATGAGAACACAGGTGGCGAGTCGGTCCTCGGGCTGCTGCTCAAGAAACTCAAAGACGAGGGCTGCCGGGCGTTCTACCTGGAAG GTGGcttcagtaagttccaggccgAGTTCTCCCTGCACTGCGAGACCAATCTAGACGGCTCGTGCAGCAGTAGCTCCCCGCCCTTGCCAGTGCTGGGTCTCGGGGGCCTGAGGATCAGCTCCGACTCTTCCTCAGACATTGAGTCTGACCTTGACCGAGACCCCAACAGTGCAACGGACTCGGATGGCAGCCCGCTGTCCAACAGCCAGCCTTCCTTCCCGGTGGAGATTTTGCCCTTCCTTTACCTGGGCTGTGCCAAGGACTCTACCAATTTGGACGTGTTGGAGGAGTTTGGCATCAAGTACATCTTGAATGTCACCCCCAATTTGCCCAACCTCTTTGAGAATGCAGGGGAGTTCAAATACAAGCAAATCCCTATTTCGGATCACTGGAGCCAAAACCTGTCCCAGTTTTTCCCTGAGGCCATCTCTTTCATAG ATGAAGCCCGAGGCAAAAACTGTGGTGTCTTGGTGCATTGCTTGGCAGGCATCAGCCGCTCTGTCACCGTGACTGTTGCTTACCTCATGCAGAAGCTCAACCTGTCCATGAACGATGCTTATGACATTGTCAAGATGAAGAAGTCCAACATTTCGCCTAACTTCAACTTCATGGGCCAGTTGCTTGACTTTGAAAGGACACTGGGACTCAGCAGCCCCTGTGACAACCGTGTTCCAGCACAGCAGCTGTATTTCACCACTCCCTCCAACCAGAATGTCTACCAGGTGGACTCCCTGCAATCTACGTGA
- the Dusp6 gene encoding dual specificity protein phosphatase 6 isoform X2, with amino-acid sequence MIDTLRPVPFASEMAISKTVAWLNEQLELGNERLLLMDCRPQELYESSHIETAINVAIPGIMLRRLQKGNLPVRALFTRCEDRDRFTRRCGTDTVVLYDENSSDWNENTGGESVLGLLLKKLKDEGCRAFYLEDEARGKNCGVLVHCLAGISRSVTVTVAYLMQKLNLSMNDAYDIVKMKKSNISPNFNFMGQLLDFERTLGLSSPCDNRVPAQQLYFTTPSNQNVYQVDSLQST; translated from the exons ATGATAGATACGCTCAGACCCGTGCCCTTCGCGTCGGAAATGGCGATCAGCAAGACGGTGGCGTGGCTCAACGAGCAGCTGGAGCTGGGCAACGAACGGCTGCTGCTGATGGACTGCCGACCGCAGGAGCTGTACGAGTCGTCGCACATCGAAACGGCCATCAACGTGGCCATCCCGGGCATCATGCTGCGGCGTCTGCAGAAAGGCAACCTGCCGGTGCGCGCGCTCTTCACGCGCTGCGAGGACCGGGACCGCTTTACCAGACGCTGCGGCACCGACACCGTGGTGCTCTACGACGAGAACAGCAGCGACTGGAATGAGAACACAGGTGGCGAGTCGGTCCTCGGGCTGCTGCTCAAGAAACTCAAAGACGAGGGCTGCCGGGCGTTCTACCTGGAAG ATGAAGCCCGAGGCAAAAACTGTGGTGTCTTGGTGCATTGCTTGGCAGGCATCAGCCGCTCTGTCACCGTGACTGTTGCTTACCTCATGCAGAAGCTCAACCTGTCCATGAACGATGCTTATGACATTGTCAAGATGAAGAAGTCCAACATTTCGCCTAACTTCAACTTCATGGGCCAGTTGCTTGACTTTGAAAGGACACTGGGACTCAGCAGCCCCTGTGACAACCGTGTTCCAGCACAGCAGCTGTATTTCACCACTCCCTCCAACCAGAATGTCTACCAGGTGGACTCCCTGCAATCTACGTGA